In Mycoavidus cysteinexigens, a genomic segment contains:
- a CDS encoding NACHT domain-containing protein yields the protein MLPIGSNQSLPSSLTSSNMRARTDLFSAAYDAGEASVTQISAGLVSIPVSGSNHEVTVHFHGTDLDAKLITETLKPLQSITLRPNITPLDSLDMGIEKLQKRYLDGLQKDNEIKDALANYVTPEGMELYDSTSFDLEGKVRDFLELDKKVLLLLGEAGSGKSTFNRYLARSLWEAYTPQANIPIPVFIALSSLNSSNQNRVTTFFESQGFSREQIEELQKKHRFIFILDGYDELEDRHRCFYKDNQLDDWSGAKVIISSRPEYLGSNYQYKFHPPGKRTALQECRLAPFSDETIKRYVEQYKKVHPEWLWHEGQYEETLKHPELKELLGNPFLLKITLSELPELSEKLEADGQRLTRLVIYDQFVKSWFDRSQQRLAAIQLDPKEKEEFKCLESEGFVEHGMGFSKGLALEMYQAGEVVTTYLASAYAPARQTNASVEPDWRKHLLSDVDIKTKLMRLNAPLMSQNKQGVPGKEYRFIHKSLRDYFVARALWEELDVHDKIEFSSWFNRLNIVNDPAVLQFLAERVRQETKLERRLLNVVEQSKGKEGIQFERGAANALTLLVKAGVALSGKGFNGIRVRGANLSYGVFDHTQFQDADLREVIGQGVWLRGANLNGADLEGLELGERPTLKVKNAVRACCYSLDGRWFAVTEGSDIQLYGAEDLEKVHTYSEHEYWVDSVAFSPDGRWLASGSMDNTMKLWNVLGNRYLAHTYVGHTGWVRSVAFSADGQWLASGSADRTIKLWSISGNRSLVHTYVGHRNGVNSVAFLSDGQWLASGGDDNTVKLWSVSGDRILLYTYVRHEEGVYSVAFSADGQWLASGSADRTIKLWSISGDRSLAHTYAGHESDVNSVAFSADGQWLASGSADRTIKLWSISGDRSLAHTYAGHESGVNSVAFSADGRWLASGSNNNTVRLWTVLDANSFVHIRAEYGNKAVSSVAFSADGQWLASGGFDNTVRLWSVSGVCSLVHMYAGHRDRVRSVAFFADGQWLASGSADGAIKLWGISGDRSLAHTYVGHESDVNSVAFSADGRWLASGSYDRTVKLWSILGDRSLSHTYKGHTNKVRSVAFSVDGQWLASGSMDSTVKLWSVLEDHSLVHTYIGHEGIVNSVAFSADGRWLASGSDDSTVKLWYVWGDRTLVRTYVGHEDEVWSVTFSTDGQWLASASWDSTVRTWSVHSGDCLTILRGFVGPVHSVAWQPLSDMAAALLATGGSDKAVRLWRIYHNGNRMDQIILEWASRQEALTVTDALIEKARNLSPQNRALLIQRGAA from the coding sequence ATGTTGCCGATTGGTTCAAATCAAAGCCTTCCATCTTCTTTGACTTCATCCAATATGCGAGCACGGACCGATTTATTTAGTGCAGCCTATGATGCAGGTGAGGCATCTGTCACGCAAATTAGCGCAGGCTTGGTGAGTATTCCAGTGAGTGGTTCGAATCACGAAGTGACAGTACATTTCCATGGAACAGATTTAGATGCGAAGTTGATAACAGAAACGCTTAAGCCACTGCAAAGCATCACCTTGCGGCCAAATATTACCCCATTAGATAGTTTGGACATGGGGATCGAGAAGCTGCAGAAAAGGTATTTAGATGGACTGCAGAAAGATAACGAAATCAAAGATGCTTTAGCGAATTATGTAACGCCTGAAGGGATGGAACTTTACGATTCAACCAGCTTTGATTTAGAAGGTAAAGTTCGAGATTTTTTGGAGTTGGATAAGAAAGTATTGTTATTGTTGGGGGAAGCGGGTTCGGGAAAATCTACGTTTAACCGTTATCTGGCCCGTAGCTTATGGGAAGCCTATACACCCCAAGCCAATATACCTATTCCCGTATTTATTGCCTTGTCAAGTCTGAACAGTTCAAATCAAAATCGAGTCACTACGTTTTTTGAAAGTCAGGGCTTTTCAAGAGAGCAGATAGAAGAGTTACAGAAAAAGCATCGTTTTATATTTATTTTGGATGGCTATGATGAACTTGAGGACCGTCACCGGTGTTTTTATAAAGATAATCAACTAGATGACTGGAGCGGAGCTAAAGTCATTATTAGCAGTCGGCCGGAGTATTTGGGCTCGAACTATCAATACAAATTTCACCCACCCGGGAAACGTACCGCTCTGCAGGAATGCCGATTAGCTCCTTTTTCGGATGAAACGATAAAGCGATATGTGGAACAATACAAAAAGGTTCATCCAGAATGGCTGTGGCATGAAGGACAATATGAAGAAACGTTAAAACATCCTGAATTGAAAGAACTGCTGGGTAATCCATTTTTACTCAAAATAACCTTAAGCGAGTTACCTGAGCTGAGTGAGAAACTCGAAGCAGACGGTCAGCGCCTGACCCGGCTTGTTATTTATGACCAGTTTGTAAAGAGTTGGTTTGATCGTTCGCAACAGCGCTTGGCAGCCATTCAACTTGATCCGAAAGAAAAGGAAGAGTTCAAGTGTTTAGAGAGCGAGGGCTTTGTTGAGCATGGAATGGGCTTTAGCAAAGGGCTGGCACTCGAAATGTATCAAGCTGGAGAAGTGGTGACCACGTATTTAGCCTCAGCTTATGCCCCTGCGAGACAAACGAATGCGAGCGTAGAGCCAGATTGGCGCAAACACTTATTAAGTGATGTTGATATAAAGACGAAACTTATGCGCTTAAATGCGCCGTTGATGAGTCAAAACAAGCAAGGTGTTCCAGGTAAAGAATATCGGTTTATCCATAAGTCACTTAGGGATTATTTTGTGGCGAGAGCTTTGTGGGAAGAGCTTGACGTTCATGACAAGATTGAATTTTCTTCGTGGTTCAACAGATTAAATATCGTGAACGATCCGGCGGTGCTGCAGTTTTTAGCAGAACGCGTGCGTCAAGAGACGAAATTAGAACGCCGGCTTTTAAACGTAGTTGAGCAATCTAAAGGAAAAGAAGGAATTCAGTTTGAGAGAGGTGCGGCGAATGCCCTTACTCTATTGGTGAAAGCCGGTGTGGCTTTGAGTGGCAAGGGTTTCAACGGGATACGAGTGCGTGGGGCGAATTTAAGTTATGGGGTTTTTGACCATACACAGTTTCAAGATGCAGATTTAAGAGAGGTGATTGGGCAAGGGGTTTGGTTAAGAGGGGCCAATTTGAATGGAGCTGATCTGGAAGGATTGGAGTTGGGTGAAAGGCCAACTTTAAAGGTGAAGAATGCTGTCCGGGCTTGTTGTTATTCGCTGGATGGACGCTGGTTTGCTGTGACTGAAGGCAGTGATATTCAGCTTTATGGGGCAGAGGATTTAGAAAAAGTACATACTTATTCTGAGCACGAATATTGGGTGGATAGTGTTGCGTTTTCTCCGGACGGTCGGTGGCTAGCGTCTGGAAGTATGGATAATACAATGAAGCTCTGGAATGTATTGGGTAACCGCTATCTTGCCCATACCTATGTCGGACATACGGGTTGGGTGAGGAGCGTCGCATTTTCTGCTGATGGTCAGTGGTTAGCTTCTGGAAGCGCTGATCGTACGATAAAGCTGTGGAGTATTTCGGGCAATCGATCTCTTGTGCACACTTATGTCGGGCATAGGAATGGGGTGAATAGTGTCGCGTTCTTAAGCGATGGCCAGTGGCTCGCGTCTGGAGGTGATGACAATACGGTGAAGCTTTGGAGCGTCTCGGGCGATCGTATCCTCCTATACACCTATGTTAGGCATGAGGAAGGGGTGTATAGCGTTGCATTTTCTGCTGATGGTCAGTGGTTAGCTTCTGGAAGCGCTGATAGGACGATAAAGCTGTGGAGTATTTCGGGCGATCGTTCTCTCGCGCATACCTATGCAGGGCATGAGAGCGATGTGAATAGTGTCGCGTTTTCTGCTGATGGTCAGTGGTTAGCTTCTGGAAGCGCTGATAGGACGATAAAGCTGTGGAGTATTTCGGGCGATCGTTCTCTCGCGCATACCTATGCAGGGCATGAGAGCGGTGTGAATAGTGTCGCGTTTTCTGCTGATGGGCGGTGGCTGGCTTCCGGAAGTAATAATAATACTGTGAGGCTATGGACTGTTTTGGATGCTAACTCTTTCGTCCATATCCGTGCTGAGTATGGGAATAAAGCGGTGAGTAGTGTTGCGTTTTCTGCTGATGGTCAGTGGTTAGCATCCGGAGGTTTTGATAATACGGTAAGGCTTTGGAGTGTCTCGGGTGTTTGCTCTCTCGTGCATATGTATGCTGGGCACAGGGATAGGGTGAGGAGCGTCGCATTTTTTGCTGATGGTCAGTGGTTAGCTTCTGGAAGCGCTGATGGTGCGATAAAGCTGTGGGGTATTTCGGGCGATCGTTCTCTCGCGCATACCTATGTAGGGCATGAGAGCGATGTGAATAGTGTCGCGTTTTCTGCTGATGGGCGGTGGCTGGCTTCCGGAAGTTATGATAGGACAGTAAAACTGTGGAGTATTTTGGGTGATCGCTCTCTCTCGCACACCTATAAAGGGCATACGAATAAGGTAAGGAGCGTTGCGTTTTCAGTCGATGGTCAATGGTTAGCGTCTGGAAGTATGGATAGCACGGTGAAGCTATGGAGTGTTTTGGAGGATCATTCTCTCGTGCACACCTATATAGGGCACGAAGGTATCGTGAATAGCGTTGCGTTTTCTGCCGATGGTCGGTGGTTGGCGTCTGGTAGTGACGATAGTACCGTGAAGCTGTGGTATGTTTGGGGTGATCGCACTTTAGTGCGTACCTATGTAGGGCATGAAGATGAGGTATGGAGTGTCACGTTTTCAACCGATGGTCAGTGGCTAGCATCTGCAAGCTGGGATAGTACGGTGAGAACATGGTCTGTTCATTCTGGCGATTGCCTGACTATACTGCGAGGTTTCGTTGGACCTGTTCATAGCGTTGCGTGGCAACCTTTGTCGGATATGGCTGCTGCGCTACTAGCTACGGGGGGATCGGATAAGGCAGTTCGTCTTTGGCGCATCTACCATAACGGAAACCGAATGGATCAAATCATATTAGAATGGGCTTCACGGCAAGAGGCGTTGACTGTTACAGATGCATTGATCGAAAAAGCTCGTAATTTAAGCCCTCAAAACAGAGCCTTGCTTATACAGCGTGGTGCAGCTTAG